AGCAAAGATGAGGAGACAGAATGAATACAATGAAGGAATTAACGGATGATGGTCACTGGAAGAATTCaaggacaaaataaaatatgaaataagttAATACATTGTAGTACAAGTGTCCAAAGGAGAGAAGGTGACGTCAGAGAAGAAAGCATAATCAAGAGAAAAAGGACAAAGCAGAATGGGCTGATTGTCCTTGCACTGTTAAGCAGGTGCACTTTTTGGCAGTGGCTAGAAGGCTGAGACAGACTGAAGAGCAGTGCTGACCTCTGCTGGCTGCATATAGGGTTGACTCTGAGTGTATGTTAGCTAAATTatgggtttttctttgtatgttcGGTGCCTTTGTCTGCCAAGCAAATCTGTGAGTTACATTTCTGTATATACGTACCAAACCACAAGGGGGTCCTTGAGTGATCATTTATTAATTCAAAGTTAAAAAGACTTCACGTTGCTAACAATAGGCTATATTAGACCATAGGCTAACAAAATGCATAAGTGTAGATTAgagctcttttatttttaatgatccacAGTATTGCTTTAGATCAGGGCTTGTCAAACATTTGGCCCGGCGGCCAGAACCAGTCTACCAGAGGGTGCAATTTAGCCCACTGcatggctttggaaaatgtgaaaaatgcaaAGAAGGAAGGCACAAATGTACACATTTAACTAGTTTTGACACTTTTGCAGCATTCTTACTGACAAAGACATTATGCCTTGCCTAACATGCTACACCAAAATAAGTAAAAAGATAAACTATTAATTATAGAGATGGACATTTTTTATGTTGATattccattaaatatcaaaaaaatgTTACTAGTTAATATAGAAATGTATCTTTTCAAAGTTGGTCCACAGTAAAAAGGACATTTTCTCTCTGTCAGTTAACAGTAAAGACGTAGTGATGTAATTACTTCACAAATACTTGACATtgtcttttttgtatttctaaaaTTTAAGCCCAAAGCATCGTGCTGGGAGCTTTCTTTGACTTACTACAACTGTGTTTAATTTATAAAGTGTAAAAAATACTAAGACGTAACAATGAACTTGTATTTCTTTTACTTGAGACATTTCagggtttaaatttctttatattgaaagaaagaggaaaaattcAAAGATTTTTTAGTTTTGCTTGTTTCTAAGTTAATGGGAAAATGGGTCAATTTTAACCCATTAATGCCCAATGTATCATATTTAATACGTACAGTTTTTTATGAGGTTTTGAGACTTTAACATCAGTGGGATATTTTTCCCCACTGCAAAATGTTAATGAATTGCATAATAAAgttaagcattttttaaaacgcAAGAGTTAGcaataggaaaaaaataaaaagtcataTATGGAAAgtaaaattgaatttttttaaaaaacaaatatgtcAGTTGGTTCAATAAactccattttcaaaaaaattgaattttctGGCAATCACTTCATAGCTCAGGTTTTAAGGGGATATAAAATGATTTCAACAGCCCTGCTTTAGATAACAGTAGAGTGAAAGTGCATTCAATACCAAGAGCTACAAGTGTCTTGATGACAGGGGGGTTttgtattataaaaaaaaaaaaaaaccccaaaacaacaaaaaataaattttatagAAAACAGAACTGGAACTAAACTGACCTTAAGACATGTCACTTTGCGACAAAGAACTGGGAAGTGAAAGCTAAAAGTGAAAAACATCTTAGTACCTTTGAAAAAGCTTGTAGGAGCTGGCTGGAACCCATATTACTCATATGCTAATAAATGGATGTATAGTGCAAAAATCAAAGCACTCTGCTGCATATGTTTATATGTACTATGTTCATTTATTTAGAGAATTTGATGATAAATTGTTTACTTAGGTcacataaaaacatataaatCATTAATGAGTTTTTTCTAAAACCTTTTTCCACTTTAGTGTTTCCGAGCTGACAAAGACTGATCtctattaaaaaagaaaatctaagaCAAGTGAAGACCTCTCAGTCACAGTGCCGAGCTGGGATCAGTGACTGTGCCTTGGCACATCTCagataaaattttaaaatcatcagCTCTCATTACTGTTGAGCACAGAAACTCTTGTGGCCCAGTTACCTTCAAGTGAAGATTCAGCTGGAGATTGCATCAACAAGAGCACATTTGTGCCATATACAGATGTAAAGTGGATGTCCCTGAGTTTCAAGCATGTTCTTACTTGGAAGAGGCAATTGTAAAACACAGTTCAGAGCTGTGCGCCTGCACCTGTGCTTAGATAGAAACAAATCATTCGATCATCAAGACATTACTACTGAggcaaaagacaaaaacttAAGGATTAGAAAGTGGGGTCTGTGAGTGATCAGAGGAAAACCCGTGGAATGGCATTTTCCTCACGATCATCATAGACACGGCCATGGAGCGTGCCCCCTTGATAGAACTGGCGGAGGTTGAATTTGGCAGGTGCAGAGACGTACCACATCACCACCCCTGTGGGGTTCACTGACACTACAAATTCAGTGGAGTCTTTCAGCGATGCGGTCTCATCTGTGAAGACATTGAAAACCTACAAAGAAGACGGGAAACAGAAGTGAATTTCTCTAGCAAGTATAAAGACAGACATCTTGCTGATAGAACACTTTTGGTCTCAGTGGGAAACCTTTGGTCAGATGTAGCTAGATTCTCATCATGTGTTACTTAAAGATCTGTTCTAAGTCCCCTGTTGTTCTCATTGTATATTCTACCACTAGGCCATATTAGTAGTAATTTTAAATCCATTTCCTATCATCTGTATGCAGATAATATTCAGCTGTACCTTTCTTTTAAACCTTATGAATTGGATAAACTATCCATTCTAATGGACTGTCTTAAGGAAATTAATGGTTGGATGGCAAACAATTTTCTGCAGCTTAATACAGACAAGATAGATTGTTTAATTCTGGCTCCAGAGAGTATTAAGCCCCAAATTAGACAATGTTTGGGATCTTTCTCATCCACTGTAAAACCTCTGAATCTTGGGTTAACTTTTTACCAATCTTTTGATGCCCACATCAAGTTTTTGACCCCCTCTTTGCTTTCTTCACTTAAGAAATATCACTAAACTCAGGACTGTTGTCTCTCAGGGTGAATTGGAGAAGCTTGATGCCTTCGTCTCCTCCCAATTAGCCTGTTGTAATGCCCTTTTTCCTTGTCTGTCAAAGGCTTCTATAAATCGCCGTTAAGCTGTCCAAAATGGTGTGATATTTTCTCATATCACCCCATTGCTAAAGAGTCTGCACTGGCTTCCAGTTAGTTTCAGATATCAGTTTAAAATCTTGACTCGTACTGTCATGGCCTTACGAGGAGAGGCCCCCACTTATATTGTCAAGCTACTTCACGCTAATTCTCCAAGCTGGATCCTTAGGTACACTGATAGTGGTCTACTGGGGATTCTACACCTGTCTGAAAACCAAAGAGGATTATGCCTTCCAAACCTTAGCGCCAAAGCTAtggatctctctctctctctctctttctctctctgacaTGGATACTAATATTTGGTCAAATATGATAGCTATATTTAAAAGTCCAATACTGtcaatatttcttttctttgagaCTTCAAAACAAAGAAGTTGCAGAGTGCCCCctggtggaaaaaaatattcaaagacaGCAATCCTAACAgggttgaagggtgtttcacCCCTCTCTTTTCCTAATTTTCATTCAGTAGCTCTTATAATGCTGACACCAATAACTAATACCGGCCGAAAATATTGCCCGCTAATAAATGGTTTTGACTCTACTTCATATTGTATATTAATAATGTTCAGAAAGATTCTACTGAATTTGTAGAGTGGCAGGGAACAGATGTCCAACTGGTGTATTATGGCTGAATTCCAAATCTCTAGGTCAGAGGGAAAGGAACAGCCCAAGGACTATACACAATATACACAGATGAAAGCCATCTCCACATTATACCCCTAATATCTTCTCCAGACTAGAAACCCATGTGATGAAGCCCGGGGGACACAATCGTTGGGCTGTTGTTAAATCTTGTTAATGTTAATGCATATACACCATACTGTTAAAACTTTTGTCAATGTGGTGTATGTAAAGGCCCAGCATTACTACATCGCCTTTACCTTTTAGTATGACTACAtttgcaggattttttttttatcgtgTTCAGCTTAAAGGGATTTATATAAAACATACCCacaatgttttgttgttttagtcATTCAATTGATATCCTAAAAGACCTACAACACATATGTTTCCATAATACCAACACCAGTTAAGCTCACACAACTGCCCTGACCTGCTGCAGCAGTTTCAGCACTAGCATGAGTGACTATGCAATTTTTTCTGTGCTTGCTTAGTGTGAAATAAGAACTGGAGCCTGCAGTTGTATCACATCCAGCTTGCCATCCTGACAGCTCCTTTTTGGTGTTCTCTTCCAGTATGACTCATTGGACCAGTGCCTGAGTTCCAGTGCTCCAACCATAATAACTACATCTGCTTTAAACAAGAAGCCTGACTGTCACCCAGGGCAGCTCTGATTTAATGTCACCAGCCTGCCCCTGTGATCCGTCCTTGTGTATGATGAGCTGGACTTGCAGTTGCTACTTTGTTGTTGTGTAACTTGTTTCTTGGTTGTCGTTTAAGACATCCGTGTCGCCACACCCTGGAGACTGGGCCGGGTGTTTGCTTCCACATTTCACACCACCCCAACTGATCACAGATTAGGAGTTGCTCTACGTGGATGATTTTGGTAGGTTAGTGCAGCACatgatttaattttattcaCGTAATCCTAATAAAAGACTGAGTCATGTACCGTGCTATAATGCTATAATATTTGAAAAGATTtcaatcttttgtttgtttgtttgtttcttggatttttttgttttgttttctctagtGCTGTTTTACGTTGTTAACCTCAAACTTCAAAAACAGGGAAGTCTGAGTCAACCTTGCTTGCTAAAATTACCCCTCTCACCCCGAGTGAACCAGGTCGAAACACGATACACATCCCTCCTAAGTCTATAAACACATACCTTGTAGCTGCCTGCAGTGTAGTTGAGTTTGCTGAGGGAAGTCGTGTAGCGATAGGGCATGTCTGTACGACGGCTGAAGAACAATAAAGCGCTGGCATTTTTTGACAGGGGGCGCCAGAACACTTCAATGCCACTTTTCTcctgggagaaagaaaaaatgtgcacaatgaaaaaaaaaaacattgcacaAAAGTCCACAAAaagagtcatttaaaaaaaaaatgtatctacTAAATTGTGCTTCACCTTCACAATGCGTCTTCCCTGGATACCCAGGGCATCCTGGTTGATGCCGATGGCCATTTTGTTCTGCAGGATGCTCTGGGCACCGCTGGAGATGGTGCGGAGGTCATTAGACATGAAAAGAGGAGCCGCCATGATCGCCCAGAGAGCCATCTGAGAACGAGACTGTTCCATGCTGAGGCCAAAGTCGCCAATAATCAGCTGTGAAGATTAAAAATTTTCACACCAAAGAATTAAATTGGAGGCTGTAGTCTATAGTACATGCAATCTATCTTTCAGTATGGAGGTGTAGCTGAATGATTTGTGCACAACAAATATATATGTAGAGCACTGCAGAGGCTTAAATCGTAGAGTAAGCAGAGACAGTAAATATAGACATATATAAAATCCTGTTATTAATGTGTAAAGCTCTACATAGACAGGCTCCTGCTTATGTAGCAGAGTTTCTGTGAATGTATCACTGTAGTCAGCCTCTCTGGTCCTCTAAACACCATCTCCACCTGCCCCTCGCTCTGATTTTTAAACCAGAGGTGATCGTGCTTTTAAGGTGATGGCGTCCAAACTGTGGAATGGTCGTCCTCAGCCTAACAGGCCAGCTGATTCTGTGGTTTGTTTTAAACAACTTCTGAAAACCCGTTTTTGTAGGTGAGCTTTTGGTTTGGAATGAATGTCTAATCATATGTTAgattttgtgtttgttcatgTGTCTCTAAGTTCAAACATGTATTTGTGGCTTTTCTATTGCTTATGCTATTCCCTAAAGCACTTCACATTTGGGGGAGACAGTACAAATTTCAATTAAACAAACCATATCAGGGTCGTTCCACCTTCCAGGACCTGCTGCAGGTGTCAGGACGTCCTGGTTTTCAAAGAACCAGTCAACAATGTTCAGTACACTGTCCCAAGAGTCCTGGATGTCACCATAGTTACGCCACAGGTTGCAGATCTCACCCAGCTGAGTGTAATTTACCTAAAACACGCATCAGTTTCATATAGTGAAGAAGCAAATACTAAGATTCCCTTTTTTAAGTATTAGAACAGGATTCGAACAAAACATCAAAAAGTATTTTGGATTTTAATTGTACCTTAGGTGGCAGCCCACCCTGGTAGGCAGGCCAGCTGCAGGAATAGCCAATGGGACGCCCTGTAGCATTTAAAGCCTTTGACATGAGAGGGTAACCTGTTCAAAACAGTGAACAGGAGATCTCAAATGAGGTCCCAATCAGCAATATCTTAATATCCACACAGAAAAGGTTCAGTCTTGTGTTTTTACCCTGCTCTTGCTCCGTGGCATTAGAGTAACAGCCGTCATATTTAAACATATCCACCTCCCACTCTGCAAATGTCTGAGCATCTAATTCGATCTTATCCAGCGGGGTGCCAGGGTAGCCCCCACATGTGAGTTTGCCCATGTCCCCATAGATGCCCAGTTTTAGGCCTCTGTTATGCAAGTAGTGTGCCAGCTTTTGGATTCCTCCTGGAAACCTGAAAGAGTAATATCAAACACACACGTTTAAAAATGCattcagttttcattttgtaaccacagcatgattttttttctttatcctgTAACCCAATTTCCTTTTGCACTTTCCAGGGAAGTGAAAATTCATatttgtgctgacactaaaacATACCTGCTATTAATCTACTGAGcactgtgttttgcttttcacatgactgtatgacTGTCACACTACTTCACTGGCTGTAGGCCAGTAACAGATATATGTTTACAATGGTCTTTGTGCTCACGCAGCAAATACTGCACCTCTTAGGATCAGGCTGCAGCCGTCCCTGATCGTCTCTTTGTTTGGAAGACCAGCAGTCATCTATGTTCACGTAGACGTAGCCGAGTTCCTTCCAGCCATCCTCTGCAAGTCTGTCTGCCATGTCCATGAACAGATTCTCACTGGAAGAAGGACAAAGGTGTTTCATAATTGTCTCATTCGCATTCCTATTTACACTGATACTGCATTTGAAGATAGGAGTGTAAAGAGCACTACCATATCTATTAGATATTCTGTTCAAACCAACTGCTTCTACTGGCTTTTGTTATATCCTGTTATTATATCTCTATAAAACTGAGACCAGACCATTATAGTTATAATACCTAAATACCTTTTAAGTTTTCAATACAATCAAGCCTGGTGGTACACATACAAAATTTTGGCTTACCTGATGCAGTTCTTTGGGTCGTTTTCACAGTCAATATCACATCGGTATCGTTCCCATGCCAACCACCCCATGGGAGGGGTCCTCATCAGTCCATTGTCAAGGGCCAAAGTGGTCCCAGTGAGCGCAAAGGCAAAAAAGAGCACTGCAACATGCATTTCTGCAAATACAAAATTACAAGCTGAATCAGATGTCAGTGCAGTGTGTCAAAGATGAGCCAGAAGAGTACGTCCAGAAGACTAAACGGCAAAATGCAGGTTCATGATTGCAGCACCTGACGAATAATCACCTGACATGGGTGTGAACGCAAAACAACCTGCTCGGTGACTTACCAGTGAAATAGACTGATTGTGTCAGATGACCAATGAAAAGCACATGCTTATATAAAGGATGTTCTGCTAAATAAAAGTTAGAATATAAAAGCTGTTCGCAACATAATCGCCATTTGGTTCTTGTAAATACGCAACACTCAATCTCAAGCGAGTATTTTGTATTATAAACACTAACTTGACGGTAGCTTATTATTTATAACTAATCTGGCATAGACAACAATTATTCTAGCAATTTAAAACGCAGGGAATTTAATACACGTTTAAATGATTGAAACGAAGGGATTTGCTGAATAAATGTATGAAATGAAAAGCTGAACTCACTGAAGTCCGATCACGGCTCTTGGAAACTGAAAGCTAGAAAGAGCAAATAAGACCAAGAGCTCAGCCTCCTGCAGTCCGATTCTGTGCTCCTGTCTCCGATCTCCCCctcacttttttaaataaatgctgtGATAAAAGAAAATCCGCTCGGTCCTACTGTAGGGGAATCTGCAACTAAGTACACATGTCGAGGAAGTGGGAGCCACGTGACAAAGGAACCCTATCAGCTGACCACAAAACAGGAAGCAATAGAGAGAAAACCGCCGGGGAGACCGTTGAttacagtggttcccaaagtttttttgctaggcccccctttgttttacaaggaaaatgttcccccccccccgcgcgcacgcacaaacacatcctccaaccacacacacccatattttgctccattgcggtttatttcacacctcaaacatttagtaaacaattaagcaaatacaagtaatctgcaataaattacaggtagtaagaaagtAAACTaataactcttttacgctacgtccacacctacacgggtatttttgaaaacgcagctgtttctatgcgtttggacctttcgtccacacgtaaacggcgtttcgaatcaccgaaaacggagatttttttaaaactccttttttgcgtttacgtgtggacgaggaatacagagtttgtcacgcaacgtcaaaggtatgtgccttttttcaagtcacgctgtgcgccacgttattgtttacatgagatgaattgcagaatggcagatagagacaaaatactgttactgttaatctgactatctgcaggttttacacgcttacatatacacagcagttactgtccctccatttacaaaggcagaggcgtcacggtgtgattattttacgtgtagttgttttttttcctgtgtaataatattcaacattgctatcaacacatttttcaaaaaatgcctctctgtgcaaaatgggtttaaaaacataaacagctgtgggatactgtttgtccgtgatttgaaccgggggaacaaatcgtggcaggatcagcctgatattatttgtatcccgctgtaactttactgtataaagagctaacatctgcaaaatgtcaggagtagttagtcattacaacaagtgtttgtgaactaaaaatcaagaatgtgggatactgtttgtccgtgatttggagagcccagcacgtgctcccgacgcagggaaaaccaattatgcaggggagacctaccttggcacttgtgcaggtgaaaccaaagggaagatatgcttcaccatattttctagtctttggcttagaatgaagttggtttggaaacatattcagctatgcttcatctcctgctttgcgtttgtgtgggcgccccgtgctagcagtgtccaagcgttttggggtttttttccccttttcataccGGGCCCCCCTTGCAatggccccacactttgggaagctctgGATTATGGTTTATTTACCTCAGTTTTGTAGCTAATTTGATCTAATAAACACCTATTCCAGTTTCGAACTGTTTATGTTTAATGAGGTGATGTTAAATGTGATCAAATCATTCATACAATGTTGTTTCATAAAAGCTATAGATTGTAGTAGCCTTCACCTCTCATTTGGCGTTACAATCCTGGTGATGTCCTTGTGTGATGAACAAAATAACTACTGCTTCTTCCTTACAGCAAAAGTGTAAACATATCCACATCCAGCAGGAGGAGCACTTGGAATACAAAATTTGGAACCACAAAACCTGGATTTAGTTGCTTCAAAAGTTGCTAAAAATTCATAGATGATAAATGCTATAAGATAAAGTCTTCTGACTCTCACTTTGGTGAAAGTGCATTCAATGCCAAGAACTACAAGTGTCTTGATGACAGGGGGGTTTtgtattatataaataaataaataaataaattttatagAAAACAGAACTGGAACTAAACTGACCTTAAGAGAAGTCACTCTGGGACAAAGGACTGGCAAGTGAAAGCTAAAAGTGAAAAACATCTTAATCACTGAAAGGAAACTTGAAGAATTGAAATACAgcgttttcatttatttagagAATTTGATGATAAATTGTTTACTTAGGTcacataaaaacatataaatCATTAATGAGTTTTTTTCTAAAACCTTTTTCCACTTTAGTGTTTCTGAGCTGACAAAGACTGAtctctatttaaaaaagaaaatctaaggctacgtccacacatacacgggtatttttgaaaacggagattttccgttttcgttttaaaaaataatcccgtccacacgtaaacgcagaaatgaaggaaaacgctgctaggaacatgccaaagcaacaggtggcgatatattcctaaccgtgtagaaatgttggccaatcagaagtctagaagcctcggtgggaaatagtaaacaaagatggggcgtagaagcagaacccagtcgtatgtgtggagggacagtaactgtgtgtgtatatgtaagcatttaaacactgcagagagtacaattaacagtattgtagaaattcatttcaccgaaataataacgtggcgcacagtgtgacgtcaaaaaaggcgcacacctttgacgctgcgttttctccgtttttctcgtccacacgtaaatgcaaaaacggagttttcgaaaatatccaccctggcaggtgtttttaaaaatctccgttttcagtgaccaaaaacgccgtttacgtgtggacgaaaggtgcaaacgcatagaaaaatgtgcgttttcaaaaatacccgggtacgtgtggacgtagcctaagacaagtagggttgccaaccgtcccttaaaaaccGGAATCGTCctgtatttagaaacaaaagtacacctcccgtattgagctaataagggacgcactttgtcccgtaatacagtgagaatcaaaagtagtctataacttttaatgaaattaacgctttgtttgaaaacataattcccagcccctctcctgctttgtgaccaatgagctgacagcacacttatgacaattcgagtatgacaattcagattaccgcttatctcattggtcgaggaaaggtcgcttacggagaaaataccggaagacaacagatgaccacaacaagaagcatggcagggaaacaaacgccgacactgcggtgcaagtctcggacgacagtacacctaatgctgggcttacactgtgcgatttttggcacattttgagccgatttttgagtcgtgcgaccgttttgtcgatcggcccgattttggccttcatcgtgcgtcgtgtagtatacgtggggtaacgagaagcgattaacacctcacgaccagctcccgatcatcaatcgcttggtcgcgaggatttcaaacctgtttgaaacctgtttgaaatcctcgcgaccgtcgtgagggtgtcaccgcagcttctcgcactgcgcacgcgcaaacacaaatgtcagcgaaaaagacggcgcgactgaaaaaatcgcacagtgtgagcccggcattaagctgggcatacactgtgcgattttttcagtcacgttattcagctcctgatcaaactgcacgattgactcgcaggggttataagttcgtaggtcacgatgcagggtctcacactataccgcccgatgctctgatgcgacctgagtgctcacactgtgcctccataaaatgaaggttataacagaaaatctgtcgctcactctccctctctgtctttcactcacacagacgcgcacaccaccaccatcaactttgctaaattgctaatgaaaaacattgatcaggcagctgtgattgagcagcaatgtaaatccaactattttcacggttgttgtggtcgtgataattttgtgatgccacatcgaaaaggctcggatgagctttccaaagttctacaagttgtgcctccatcacttgtgtccagatcacaggctgcacagccgtgctgctccgtctttttcaccgacgtttacgtgtttgcgcgtgagcagtgtgagcggctgcggtgacaccctcacaagcgattgatgatcgggagctggtcgtgaggtgttaatcgcttctcgttaccccacgtatactacacgatgcacgatgatggccaaaatcgggccgatcaccaaatcggtcgcacgactcaaaaatcggctcaaaatgggccaaaactCGCatagtgtaagcccagcattagaccagcaatgtcTGTTCCCCTCAGAAagaaaaggctgcaaaagtacagggaggaatgggaaaaggaaaacacctggctggaaaagtgcacgacaacacctataaagcgcactgcactgtgtgccggcgcactttttccataggcatgcttctaatggtgggcacatgaagaacgtgaggggcgtgaaagctcggggaacccttaaccaattttttgtccaccaggccacggcagaagcagatatggtatgtaaacactggtttgttttttttaaaccctctggttaaggttaatatgggcatgtgcagtgaatatcagctaaaaataaatggctaaatgatcatttgtttcccatatggtcatatcacaaagaatatgcatctacttaaatcaaattcaagtcaaatggttaaaaaaataatttcacacacaaaaaaaagagctacaaaattcaccacactgggaaaGGTGAAGACAATTGggttgcccggccctggccacgaggtgtctcttatttatttttcagggagttggcaaccctaaaGACAAGTGAAGACCTCTCAGTCACAGTGCCGAGCTGGGATCAGTGACTGTGCCTTGGCACATCTCagataaaattttaaaatcatcagCTCTCATTACTGTTGAGCACAGAAACTCTTGTGGCCCAGTTACCTTCAAGTGAAGATTCAGCTGGAGATCGCATCAACAAGAGCACATTTGTGCCATATACAGATGTAAAGTGGATGTCCCTGAGTTTCAAGCATGTTCTTACTTGGAAGAGGCAATTGTAAAACACAGTTCAGAGCTGTGCGCCTGCACCTGTGCTTAGATAGAAACAAATCATTCGATCATCAAGACATTACTACTGAggcaaaagacaaaaacttAAGGATTAGAAAGTGGGGTCTGTGAGTGATCAGAGGAAAACCCGTGGAATGGCATTTTCCTCACGATCATCATAGACACGGCCATGGAGCGTGCCCCCTTGATAGAACTGGCGGAGGTTGAATTTGGCAGGTGCAGAGACGTACCACATCACCACCCCTGTGGGGTTCACTGACACTACAAATTCAGTGGAGTCTTTCAGCGATGCGGTCTCATCTGTGAAGACATTGAAAACCTACAAAGAAGACGGGAAACAGAAGTGAATTTCTCTAGCAAGTATAAAGACAGACATCTTGCTGATAGAACACTTTTGGTCTCAGTGGGAAACCTTTGGTCAGATGTAGCTAGATTCTCATCATGTGTTACTTAAAGATCTGTTCTAAGTCCCCTGTTGTTCTCATTGTATATTCTACCACTAGGCCATATTAGTAGTAATTTTAAATCCATTTCCTATCATctgtatgcagatgatattcagCTGTACCTTTCTTTTAAACCTTATGAATTGGATAAACTATCCATTCTAATGGACTGTCtaaagcaatgttccctctaatttttcatgtatctgagcgaacacacaaactccctgagcggtcccttggaccactgtgagcaa
The genomic region above belongs to Pelmatolapia mariae isolate MD_Pm_ZW linkage group LG15, Pm_UMD_F_2, whole genome shotgun sequence and contains:
- the LOC134643098 gene encoding alpha-N-acetylgalactosaminidase-like, which translates into the protein MHVAVLFFAFALTGTTLALDNGLMRTPPMGWLAWERYRCDIDCENDPKNCISENLFMDMADRLAEDGWKELGYVYVNIDDCWSSKQRDDQGRLQPDPKRFPGGIQKLAHYLHNRGLKLGIYGDMGKLTCGGYPGTPLDKIELDAQTFAEWEVDMFKYDGCYSNATEQEQGYPLMSKALNATGRPIGYSCSWPAYQGGLPPKVNYTQLGEICNLWRNYGDIQDSWDSVLNIVDWFFENQDVLTPAAGPGRWNDPDMLIIGDFGLSMEQSRSQMALWAIMAAPLFMSNDLRTISSGAQSILQNKMAIGINQDALGIQGRRIVKEKSGIEVFWRPLSKNASALLFFSRRTDMPYRYTTSLSKLNYTAGSYKVFNVFTDETASLKDSTEFVVSVNPTGVVMWYVSAPAKFNLRQFYQGGTLHGRVYDDREENAIPRVFL